The following proteins are co-located in the Hypomesus transpacificus isolate Combined female chromosome 23, fHypTra1, whole genome shotgun sequence genome:
- the LOC124485928 gene encoding olfactory receptor 10J4-like produces MENGTSPFYFNFIMFEDQGLYRYLYFCMCLLLYIAIITSNIIIIILVSLEETLHKPMYFLISCLSINSLYGSVAFFPRFMMDLLSDIHLISRPACFTQIFVIYTYASYEFSILGIMAYDRYVAICQPLHYHNNVTLKICQLIAFALIYPMFTLGLIVYLSVKLPLCDNRIARVFCSNWAVVRLSCVDTRLNNAIGMLVTIISIFLPLVFVLYTYLRILLVCRKSSTEYRGKSLQTCLPHIVTFVNFSVTTFCEITLSRYEPNELNPFILVILSLEFVVIPPILNPLIYGLKLPEIRKHIFKLLSFQKMIS; encoded by the coding sequence ATGGAGAATGGAACTTCTCCATTTTATTTCAACTTCATCATGTTTGAGGACCAAGGACTCTACAGATATCTTTACTTTTGTATGTGCTTGCTTTTGTACATTGCTATAATCACATcaaatattataataataattttagtTTCTCTTGAGGAAACATTGCATAAACCCATGTATTTTTTAATTTCATGTCTCTCAATCAATTCTCTTTATGGTTCTGTTGCTTTCTTCCCGAGATTCATGATGGATCTTCTTTCTGACATTCATCTAATCTCCCGTCCTGCTTGTTTCACGCAAATATTTGTCATTTACACGTATGCATCATATGAATTTAGCATTCTGGGGATCATGGCTTATGACAGATATGTTGCAATATGTCAACCGTTACATTACCATAACAATGTAACTTTAAAGATCTGTCAGTTAATAGCCTTTGCCTTGATCTATCCTATGTTCACTCTAGGATTAATTGTGTACCTTTCTGTCAAGCTACCATTGTGTGACAACAGAATAGCAAGAGTGTTTTGCTCTAATTGGGCTGTGGTTCGATTGTCATGTGTGGACACAAGACTGAACAATGCTATAGGAATGTTGGTGACTATTATTTCAATATTTCTACCATTGGTCTTTGTTTTGTATACTTACTTAAGAATTCTATTAGTTTGTCGGAAAAGTTCCACAGAGTATAGAGGAAAATCATTACAAACCTGTTTACCTCATATTGTTACATTTGTTAACTTTTCAGTTACCACATTCTGTGAAATCACTCTGAGTCGTTATGAACCTAATGAACTGAATCCTTTTATACTAGTCATTTTGTCATTGGAGTTTGTAGTTATTCCTCCCATTTTGAATCCTCTTATTTATGGTTTGAAGTTGCCAGAAATtagaaaacacatttttaaatTGTTGTCATTTCAGAAAATGATCTCTTAA
- the LOC124485932 gene encoding olfactory receptor 4M1-like, whose product MENASIITVFTLSGLNQTMHYRGVLFSLTLLCYFVIVLLNVGLILTIILDENLHEPMYIFLCNICISGLYGATGFYPKFLLDLLSDVHVISYAGCLFQAFVIYSSVCCDFSMLAVMAYDRYVAICRPLEYHSVMTRQRVCLLIVLSWLSPYTCICVLVGLTSRLQLCGFQIQKLYCDNWSVVKLACSSTITNNIVGYIVIFFFFGHVIFILCSYVYLIRSCLKSIESRGRFMQTCMPHLLSLLNVTVVLFFDVLYTRYGSKDLPQSLQNFLALQFLIVPQILNPLIYGLKLSKVRKRILSYCEKF is encoded by the coding sequence ATGGAAAATGCATCCATTATTACAGTGTTTACTCTTTCTGGGTTGAATCAGACGATGCACTACAGAGGCGTACTCTTCTCTTTAACTCTGTTGTGTTACTTTGTGATTGTTCTGTTAAATGTTGGTCTCATTTTAACTATCATCTTGGATGAGAATCTCCATGAACCTATGTACATTTTTTTGTGTAATATATGCATCAGTGGACTTTATGGTGCTACGGGATTCTACCCCAAGTTCCTTCTAGATCTACTGTCTGATGTTCATGTCATCTCTTATGCAGGATGTCTATTTCAGGCTTTTGTAATATATTCTTCAGTATGCTGTGACTTTTCCATGCTAGCTGTAATGGCATATGACAGGTATGTGGCAATCTGTAGACCACTGGAGTATCACTCTGTTATGACCAGGCAGAGGGTCTGCCTTTTAATTGTTTTGTCCTGGCTGAGTCCTTATACCTGCATATGTGTTCTAGTGGGATTAACATCCAGACTTCAACTATGTGGTTTTCAGATACAGAAACTCTACTGTGACAACTGGTCTGTAGTTAAACTCGCTTGTTCTTCCACAATTACAAACAACATTGTTGGATATATTgtcatatttttcttttttgggcatgtcatttttattttgtgttcataTGTATATTTGATCAGGTCATGTTTGAAGTCCATAGAGAGCAGGGGTAGGTTCATGCAGACATGCATGCCACATTTACTGTCATTACTAAATGTaacagttgttttgttttttgatgTATTGTACACCCGATATGGCTCAAAAGATTTACCACAAAGTCTTCAGAACTTTTTGGCCTTACAGTTTCTGATAGTTCCTCAGATTCTTAATCCCCTCATTTATGGCCTTAAACTGAgtaaagtgagaaagagaatacTGAGTTATTGTGAGAAATTCTAA